A region of Chloroherpetonaceae bacterium DNA encodes the following proteins:
- a CDS encoding APC family permease has product MDASSNRASNEPEPTLNHAVPPQPAVSSPATDGQVKVVVVTSVMLSFISFWRAAAIVLGDLASTAYYIGGITERAIGEAAPYFIFGVMLFAFAVRLVYIESCSIFTRGGVYRVVRNVLGEGFAKVAVSALMFDYVLTGPISSVSAGQYLSGLINSFLPKLGIHAAIDVHFSSQAFAIAIITYFWWVNTKGITESSTAALRIIQITGVMIIVMLVWCGYTLYVRGVEWPRFLISFNEESLGFLTHTKLGEQLLSGKTLGLIGIVIALGHSMLAMSGEESLAQVYREIAAPKLSNLKRAAVAILIFSVTFTGVFSFLAVMIIPDEVRVTQYADNLLSGLAMHVEAPESVRLGLQAFVVLVGFLILSSAVNTSFVGANGVLNRVAEDGILADWFRKPHPVYGTSYRMINMIALFQLTTVVLSRGDVYVLGEAYAFGVIWSFVFNAFSMLALRFKDRRPREFKVPLNIKIGDVEFPVGILLVLLVLLTVAVANLFTKSVATVSGVLFTIFFLILFSVSERLNRQAKLRRLKQQRELSAEDLETLEKFNQENGWSITPESIGSEKPRRVLVAVKRYTNLEHLDKCLEVTDTDTTDIIVMTVRVMQKGSIASFNTEMTSEERKLFTEVVNLAEEYGKPVIPIIVPGYNAFFSIVRTAKELGASEVYLGESQRFSMETELEELAMIWGYERPDEQHKIMFRVFDSELQKVEAEL; this is encoded by the coding sequence ATGGACGCAAGCAGTAATCGTGCTTCAAACGAGCCCGAGCCAACTTTGAATCACGCTGTGCCGCCGCAGCCAGCGGTTTCATCACCAGCAACCGATGGTCAAGTCAAAGTGGTCGTTGTAACATCGGTAATGCTGTCATTTATCTCTTTTTGGCGTGCGGCAGCGATTGTATTAGGTGATTTAGCCTCTACGGCGTATTACATCGGAGGCATCACTGAGCGGGCAATTGGCGAAGCCGCCCCGTATTTCATCTTTGGCGTGATGCTGTTTGCCTTTGCGGTGCGCCTCGTCTACATTGAGTCGTGCTCCATTTTCACGCGCGGCGGAGTGTATCGGGTGGTGCGTAATGTGCTGGGCGAGGGTTTTGCGAAGGTGGCTGTCTCCGCCCTAATGTTTGACTATGTCCTTACAGGTCCAATCAGCTCAGTATCCGCAGGACAATACCTCTCTGGTTTGATAAATAGCTTCCTTCCGAAACTGGGGATTCATGCCGCAATTGATGTGCATTTTTCCTCACAAGCATTTGCGATTGCAATCATTACATACTTCTGGTGGGTGAACACCAAAGGGATTACGGAATCATCGACCGCTGCACTGCGCATTATTCAAATCACAGGGGTAATGATTATAGTGATGCTGGTGTGGTGTGGCTACACGCTCTATGTGCGAGGCGTAGAGTGGCCGCGGTTTCTCATTTCCTTCAATGAAGAGTCGCTAGGATTTCTGACCCACACGAAGCTGGGTGAGCAGTTACTTTCTGGCAAGACATTGGGGCTGATTGGCATTGTGATTGCATTAGGGCACTCTATGCTGGCAATGTCAGGTGAGGAGTCTTTGGCGCAGGTCTATCGCGAAATCGCAGCGCCAAAACTCTCAAACCTCAAGCGAGCAGCCGTTGCAATCTTAATTTTTAGTGTAACCTTTACGGGTGTGTTCTCTTTCCTTGCCGTGATGATTATCCCTGACGAGGTGCGTGTGACACAGTATGCAGATAATTTGCTCTCAGGCTTGGCGATGCATGTAGAAGCGCCCGAATCGGTGCGACTGGGCTTGCAAGCATTTGTGGTGCTGGTTGGCTTTTTGATTCTCTCAAGCGCAGTGAATACGTCATTTGTCGGTGCAAATGGCGTGCTGAATCGTGTCGCAGAGGACGGCATTTTAGCAGACTGGTTTCGCAAGCCGCACCCTGTCTATGGCACCAGCTACCGAATGATCAATATGATTGCGCTATTTCAACTAACGACGGTGGTGCTGAGTCGTGGCGATGTCTATGTGTTAGGGGAAGCCTACGCATTTGGCGTAATCTGGAGTTTTGTCTTCAATGCATTTTCAATGCTGGCGCTGCGTTTCAAAGACCGGCGCCCAAGAGAGTTTAAGGTGCCGCTCAACATCAAAATTGGCGATGTGGAATTTCCTGTGGGGATTCTACTGGTGCTACTAGTGCTGCTTACGGTAGCAGTGGCGAATCTATTTACGAAGTCGGTAGCAACGGTGTCGGGCGTGCTCTTTACGATTTTCTTTCTCATCTTGTTCAGTGTCTCAGAGCGACTGAATCGACAAGCAAAATTGCGTCGCTTAAAGCAGCAGAGAGAGCTCTCAGCGGAAGACTTAGAGACGCTGGAAAAGTTCAATCAAGAAAATGGCTGGTCTATTACGCCAGAATCAATTGGCTCAGAGAAACCGCGTCGGGTACTGGTCGCAGTAAAGCGATACACCAATTTGGAGCACTTGGATAAGTGCCTGGAAGTAACGGACACAGACACAACGGACATTATCGTGATGACTGTGCGTGTGATGCAAAAGGGCAGCATCGCTTCGTTCAACACGGAGATGACAAGCGAGGAACGCAAACTTTTTACCGAAGTCGTCAACCTTGCCGAAGAATACGGCAAGCCGGTGATTCCTATCATTGTGCCCGGCTACAATGCCTTTTTCAGCATTGTGCGTACGGCTAAAGAGTTGGGTGCAAGTGAAGTCTATCTAGGTGAATCGCAGCGATTTAGTATGGAGACGGAGCTGGAAGAATTAGCCATGATTTGGGGCTACGAGCGACCTGATGAACAGCACAAAATTATGTTTCGCGTCTTCGA